The following DNA comes from Pseudomonas sp. Tri1.
CGGCACCCATGCTGTGTTCCGGAATCGCCGCCAACAGTGCTTCGCTGTACGGGTGGGCGGGGATGTCGAACAGTTCGGGCACCTTGCCCACTTCCACCGCTTGGCCGGCGTACATCACGCACACGCGCTGGGCGGTTTCAGCGACCACGGCGAGGTCGTGGGTGATCAGTACCAGGCCCATGTCCTGCTCTTTCTGCAGGGCCAACAGCAGGTCCATGATCTGTGCCTGGATGGTCACGTCGAGGGCGGTGGTCGGTTCGTCGGCGATCAACAGTTTCGGCTCGCCGGCAATGGCCATGGCAATCGCCACGCGCTGGCTCATGCCGCCGGACAGTTGGTGCGGGTAGGCGTCCATGCGGCTGGCGGCACCCGGGATCTCGACTTTTTCCAGCAGCTCGATGGCGCGCTTGCGGGCGGCCTTGCTGGACATCTTCAGGTGCAGGCGCAGCACTTCTTCGATCTGGAAACCTACGGTGTAGCTGGGGTTGAGCGCTGTCATCGGGTCCTGGAAGACCATCGCCAGGTCTTTGCCGACGATCTGCCGGCGCTGGCGGTTGCTCAGCTTGAGCATGTTTTTGCCGTCGAAGTTCACGGCGTCGGCGGTGATGATGCCAGGGTGCTCGATCAGACCCATCAGCGCCATCATGGTCACCGATTTACCCGAGCCCGATTCGCCAACGATGGCCAGGACTTCGCCTTTTTCCACGGTCAGGTCCAGGCCGTCGACCACCGGCACGGCAGTGGCGTCGCCGAAGCGAACGTTGAGATTCTTGATTTCTAGCAGTGACATGGGAATCTCCTCAGGCGGCATTCTTGAGTTTCGGGTCCAGCGCATCGCGCAAACCGTCGCCCATCAGGTTGATTGCCAGCACGCTGAGCAAAATGGTCAGGCCAGGCAGGCTCACCACCCACCAGGCGCGTTCGATGTAGTCGCGGGCCGAGGCCAGCATGGTGCCCCACTCCGGGGTAGGCGGCTGCACGCCCAGGCCGAGGAAGCCCAGGGCGGCGGCGTCGAGGATCGCCGAGGAAAAGCTCAGGGTCGCCTGGACGATCAGCGGCGCCATGCAGTTGGGCAGCACAGTGATGAACATCAGGCGCGGCAGGCCGGCACCGGCCAGGCGGGCGGCGGTCACGTAGTCGCGGTTCAGCTCGCCCATCACGGCGGCGCGGGTCAGGCGCACGTAGGACGGCAACGAGACGATGGCGATGGCGATCACGGTGTTGATCAGGCCAGGGCCGAGGATGGCGACGATCGCCACGGCCAGCAGCAGCGAGGGCAGGGCGAGCATGATGTCCATCAGACGCATGATGGTCGGGCCGAGGATGCGCGGGAAGAACCCGGCGAACAGCCCCAGCAGGATGCCCGGGATCAGTGACATGACCACCGACGATAAACCGATCAGCAGCGACAGGCGCGAACCCTGGATCAGGCGCGAGAGCAAATCGCGGCCCAGTTCGTCGGTGCCCAGCAGGAACTGGATTTGCCCACCTTCGAGCCAGGCCGGCGGGGTCAGCAGGAAGTCGCGGTACTGCTCGCTCGGGTCATGGGGGGCGACCCAGGGTGCGAAGAGCGCACAGAACACCACCAGGATCATGAACATCAATCCGGCCACGGCACCCTTGTTGCGGGAAAACGCGTGCCAGAATTCTTTGTACGGGGACGGGTACAGCAGGCTTTGATCGACTGCTACCGAGGTAGTTGGAGTACTCATTGTTTTGATCTCAGCGCTGGTGACGAATGCGTGGGTTGGCAAAGCCGTAGAGGATGTCCACGACGAAGTTGACCAGAATCACCAGGCAGGCGATTAACAGGATGCCGTTCTGCACCACGGGATAGTCCCGGGCGCCGATGGCTTCGATCAGCCACTTGCCGATGCCCGGCCAGGAGAAGATCGTTTCGGTCAGGACCGCACCGGCCAGCAGCGTGCCAACTTGCAGGCCGACCACGGTCAGCACCGGGATCAACGCGTTGCGCAGGCCGTGCACGAACACCACGCGCGACGGCGACAGGCCTTTGGCGCGGGCGGTACGGATGTAGTCTTCGCGCAGTACTTCGAGCATTGAAGAGCGGGTCATGCGGGCGATCACCGCCAGCGGAATGGTGCCCAGCACGATGGCCGGCAGGATCAGGTGATGCAGCGCGTCGAGAAATGCCCCAGGCTCATCGGCCAACAGGCTGTCGATCAGCATGAAACCGGTTTTGGGCTCGATGTCGTAGAGCAAGTCGATCCGCCCGGACACCGGGGTCCAACCCAGGGACACCGAGAAGAACATGATCAGGATCAGGCCCCACCAGAAGATCGGCATCGAGTATCCCGCCAGGGAGATGCCCATCACCCCATGGTCGAACAGGGACCCTCGCTTGAGTGCCGCGATCACCCCGGCCAAAAGGCCCAGGATACCGGCGAACAACAGGGCGGCCATGGACAGTTCCAGGGTCGCGGGAAACAGGGAGCTGAACTCGGTCCATACGCTTTCACGGGTACGCAGCGATTCGCCGAGGTCGCCGTGGGCCAGTTTGCCGATGTAGTCCAGGTACTGGGCATACAGCGGTTTATTCAGGCCAAGGCGTTCCATTGCCTGAGCATGCATTTCGGGATCGACCCGACGTTCGCCCATCATCACTTCCACGGGGTCGCCGGGAATCATGCGAATCAACGCGAAAGTCAGCAAGGTGATGCCGAAGAACGTGGGGATCAGTAATCCCAGTCGGCGGGCAATAAAACTAAACATCTTCAGGTGTACCTCATCAGCCGGTTAGGCGTGCCCGGCAACCCTCGGATAAGGGATGCCGGGCGTCTTCTTATCTACTTCACCTGGGTGGTGGCGAAGTTGTTGGTGGTGAGCGGGCTAATCACATAACCCTCTACGTTGTTGCGCATTGCCGTGAACATCCGGGTGTGGGCCATGCTGATCCATGGTTGGTCCTGGTTGAAAATCACCTGGGCCTGCTCATAGAGCTTGATGCGCTCCTCAGGGTTCACTGTGGCGCGAGCCTGGTCGATCAGGGCCTGGAATTTCTCGTTGCACCAGCGCGCGTAGTTTTCGCCGTTCTTGGCGGCCTCGCAACTGAGCATAGGCGTCAGGAAGTTATCCGGGTCGCCGTTATCGCCCGCCCATCCGGCGGAGACCATGTCGTGCTCGCCGTTTTTCGCGCGCTTGAGCATTTCGCCCCATTCCATCACGCGGATGTCGACCTTGATCCCGACCTTCGCCAGGTCGGCCTGCATCATCTGCGCGCCGAGCATCGGGTTGGGGTTGGTCGGACCGCCGCCGTTGCGGGTGAACAGGGTGAACACGGTGCCTTCCGGCACGCCGGCTTCCTTGAGCAGCTCGCGGGCCTTGTCCAGGCTGCGAGGTGGGTTCTTCAGGTCGTGGTTGAAGCCCAGCAGGGTTGGCGGATACGGGTTGACCGCGACGGTGGCGTTGCCCTTGCCGAACAGCGCGTTGACGTAGGCTTCCTT
Coding sequences within:
- a CDS encoding ABC transporter ATP-binding protein → MSLLEIKNLNVRFGDATAVPVVDGLDLTVEKGEVLAIVGESGSGKSVTMMALMGLIEHPGIITADAVNFDGKNMLKLSNRQRRQIVGKDLAMVFQDPMTALNPSYTVGFQIEEVLRLHLKMSSKAARKRAIELLEKVEIPGAASRMDAYPHQLSGGMSQRVAIAMAIAGEPKLLIADEPTTALDVTIQAQIMDLLLALQKEQDMGLVLITHDLAVVAETAQRVCVMYAGQAVEVGKVPELFDIPAHPYSEALLAAIPEHSMGAERLATLPGIVPGRYDRPQGCLLSPRCPYVQDNCRQQRPALDPKSNSLARCFYPLNQEVA
- a CDS encoding ABC transporter permease subunit, encoding MSTPTTSVAVDQSLLYPSPYKEFWHAFSRNKGAVAGLMFMILVVFCALFAPWVAPHDPSEQYRDFLLTPPAWLEGGQIQFLLGTDELGRDLLSRLIQGSRLSLLIGLSSVVMSLIPGILLGLFAGFFPRILGPTIMRLMDIMLALPSLLLAVAIVAILGPGLINTVIAIAIVSLPSYVRLTRAAVMGELNRDYVTAARLAGAGLPRLMFITVLPNCMAPLIVQATLSFSSAILDAAALGFLGLGVQPPTPEWGTMLASARDYIERAWWVVSLPGLTILLSVLAINLMGDGLRDALDPKLKNAA
- a CDS encoding ABC transporter permease subunit, producing MFSFIARRLGLLIPTFFGITLLTFALIRMIPGDPVEVMMGERRVDPEMHAQAMERLGLNKPLYAQYLDYIGKLAHGDLGESLRTRESVWTEFSSLFPATLELSMAALLFAGILGLLAGVIAALKRGSLFDHGVMGISLAGYSMPIFWWGLILIMFFSVSLGWTPVSGRIDLLYDIEPKTGFMLIDSLLADEPGAFLDALHHLILPAIVLGTIPLAVIARMTRSSMLEVLREDYIRTARAKGLSPSRVVFVHGLRNALIPVLTVVGLQVGTLLAGAVLTETIFSWPGIGKWLIEAIGARDYPVVQNGILLIACLVILVNFVVDILYGFANPRIRHQR